The following proteins are encoded in a genomic region of Methanoculleus oceani:
- the nth gene encoding endonuclease III: MNRETACEVYRRLLLQYPVVDDRRHFIDFSNPYEALILTILSAQTTDRAVNAVSDTLFSRYPTPEALARAEPEEVEPLIRTIGFHHAKARYIVGTARKLVADFDGEVPRTMEELRSFPGVGRKTANIVLSHAFDINVGIAVDTHVRRVSKRLGFTDSTNPDIIERDLVALFPEEVWRDINYLLIRHGRAVCTAQNPKHEECFVADLCRCYRELQGTKEKGRE; encoded by the coding sequence ATGAACCGCGAGACTGCCTGCGAGGTGTACCGCCGTCTTCTTCTGCAGTATCCCGTCGTCGACGACAGGCGCCACTTCATCGACTTCTCTAACCCGTATGAAGCGCTGATCCTCACCATCCTCTCCGCGCAGACGACGGATCGCGCCGTCAACGCCGTTAGCGACACCCTCTTCTCCCGCTACCCGACGCCGGAGGCGCTCGCCCGCGCGGAGCCCGAGGAGGTGGAGCCGCTCATCAGGACCATCGGGTTCCACCACGCGAAGGCCCGCTACATCGTCGGGACGGCGAGGAAGCTCGTCGCCGACTTCGACGGCGAGGTCCCGCGGACGATGGAGGAACTGCGGTCGTTCCCCGGCGTCGGGAGGAAGACGGCAAACATCGTCCTCTCCCACGCGTTCGATATCAACGTCGGCATCGCGGTCGATACCCACGTCCGCCGGGTCTCGAAGAGGCTGGGGTTCACCGACAGCACGAACCCCGACATCATCGAGCGCGATCTGGTGGCCCTCTTCCCCGAGGAGGTTTGGCGGGACATCAACTACCTCCTGATCCGTCACGGGCGGGCCGTCTGCACGGCGCAGAACCCGAAGCACGAGGAGTGTTTCGTCGCGGACCTCTGCCGGTGCTACCGGGAGCTACAGGGCACAAAGGAGAAGGGCAGGGAGTAG
- the pyrH gene encoding UMP kinase: MKKIVISLGGSVLVPSLESNNISRYVSVLKNIAESCRIFIVVGGGGEARRYIGVARDLGAGEATADELGIMVTRLNASLLIAGLGDAAYPRVAENYTEAREFAQTKKIVVMGGITPAQTTDAVSAVLAESVGADLLINATSVNGIYSADPKKDAGAVKHERLTPQELLDIITGSRMNAGANIVLDIVAGKVIERSGIPLLVLDGRDPENLYRAIVEGACTGTIVSKESSNPLLP, translated from the coding sequence ATGAAGAAGATCGTGATATCCCTGGGCGGCTCGGTTCTGGTCCCTTCGCTTGAATCGAACAATATAAGCCGATACGTCTCTGTTCTGAAAAATATTGCCGAAAGCTGTCGTATTTTCATCGTCGTCGGCGGCGGCGGGGAGGCACGCAGGTATATCGGGGTTGCCCGCGACCTCGGTGCCGGCGAGGCGACGGCGGACGAACTCGGTATCATGGTGACGCGACTGAACGCGAGTCTTCTCATCGCCGGACTCGGGGATGCGGCCTACCCGCGCGTTGCGGAGAACTACACGGAGGCACGCGAGTTCGCACAGACCAAAAAGATCGTCGTCATGGGCGGCATCACCCCGGCGCAGACGACCGATGCGGTCTCGGCGGTCCTCGCCGAGAGCGTGGGTGCCGACCTCCTCATCAACGCCACGTCAGTCAACGGGATCTACAGCGCCGACCCGAAGAAGGATGCCGGCGCGGTGAAGCACGAGCGCCTCACGCCGCAGGAGCTCCTCGATATCATCACCGGAAGCAGGATGAATGCGGGTGCGAACATCGTGCTCGACATCGTGGCCGGGAAGGTGATCGAGCGGTCCGGGATCCCGCTTCTGGTGCTCGACGGCCGCGACCCGGAGAATCTCTACCGCGCGATCGTGGAGGGCGCCTGCACCGGCACGATCGTGAGCAAAGAATCCTCGAACCCCCTGCTGCCCTGA
- the amrS gene encoding AmmeMemoRadiSam system radical SAM enzyme: MHEARLYQKLEDNTIRCSLCAHRCTIREGKQGVCGVRINRGGTLYAATFGKIIAEAVDPIEKKPLYHFLPGTLSYSLGTIGCNFHCEHCQNWHISQQTLEMEALRDLTPEQGVERAIGSGSASIAWTYNEPAIWHEYPLAMGTLARKKNLGTVYVTNGYITEEGLNELAGMLNAFRVDIKSFSDTFYRKVCGGRLQPVLDATALAKELGMHVETVTLVIPGQNDSMEEMEALIRWVLENLGPDTPMHFTRFHPDYKMRETRPTDIGKLEKIYERAKELGIHYPYLGNVGDHPYENTYCPTCGSPVIERSGYAVRVTGLKDHTCTECGGRIEYVSEIR; encoded by the coding sequence ATGCACGAGGCGCGACTCTACCAGAAACTGGAGGACAACACCATCCGCTGCTCGCTCTGCGCTCACCGGTGCACCATACGGGAGGGGAAACAGGGGGTCTGCGGGGTTCGCATCAACCGCGGCGGTACGCTGTATGCCGCCACCTTCGGCAAAATAATCGCCGAAGCTGTCGATCCCATCGAGAAGAAGCCGCTCTACCACTTCCTGCCCGGAACGCTCTCCTACTCGCTCGGGACCATCGGGTGCAACTTCCACTGCGAACACTGCCAGAACTGGCACATCTCCCAGCAGACGCTGGAGATGGAGGCGCTCCGGGACCTCACCCCGGAGCAGGGCGTGGAACGGGCGATCGGGTCGGGTTCCGCAAGCATCGCCTGGACCTACAACGAGCCCGCCATCTGGCACGAGTACCCGCTTGCGATGGGGACGCTCGCGCGCAAAAAGAATCTCGGGACCGTTTACGTCACGAACGGCTACATCACCGAGGAAGGGCTCAACGAGCTCGCGGGAATGCTCAACGCCTTCCGTGTCGATATAAAATCGTTCTCCGACACCTTTTACCGGAAGGTCTGCGGGGGGCGGCTGCAGCCGGTCCTCGACGCGACGGCGCTCGCAAAGGAACTCGGGATGCACGTCGAGACGGTCACGCTGGTCATTCCAGGGCAGAACGACTCGATGGAAGAGATGGAGGCGCTCATCCGGTGGGTGCTCGAGAACCTCGGGCCCGACACCCCGATGCACTTCACCCGGTTCCACCCCGACTACAAGATGCGGGAGACGAGACCGACCGATATCGGTAAACTCGAGAAGATCTACGAGCGTGCAAAAGAACTCGGGATCCACTACCCGTATCTCGGCAACGTCGGAGACCACCCCTACGAGAACACCTACTGCCCGACCTGCGGCAGCCCCGTCATCGAGCGGTCGGGGTACGCGGTCCGGGTAACGGGGCTCAAAGACCATACCTGCACGGAGTGCGGCGGGCGCATCGAGTATGTCTCGGAGATCAGGTGA
- a CDS encoding Mut7-C RNAse domain-containing protein — translation MSRRSGERRRFLTDRMLGTLTRYLRFMGYDTMSANSLSPGSSREDTLLLEIATRDDRLLLTRDRELARRGGAQAIYIASEEIMAQIRQVADLGVIEPRIRMSRCSLCNTRLRPATVREIREARYAPRSARGKEFSWCPTCRKLYWMGSHSDRLEKRLNEMRSSP, via the coding sequence ATGTCTCGGAGATCAGGTGAACGCCGGAGGTTCCTGACCGACAGGATGCTCGGGACACTCACCCGCTACCTCCGGTTCATGGGCTACGACACGATGAGTGCAAACAGCCTCTCCCCGGGGAGCTCCCGGGAAGATACGCTCCTCCTCGAGATCGCCACCCGGGATGACCGGCTCCTCCTGACCCGGGACCGCGAACTCGCACGGCGGGGCGGGGCGCAGGCGATCTACATCGCATCCGAAGAGATCATGGCCCAGATCCGGCAGGTTGCCGACCTCGGGGTCATCGAGCCCCGCATCCGGATGAGCCGCTGTTCGCTCTGCAACACACGCCTCCGGCCGGCCACCGTGCGGGAGATCCGCGAGGCACGCTACGCTCCGCGGTCGGCCCGCGGGAAGGAATTCTCGTGGTGCCCGACATGCAGGAAACTCTACTGGATGGGCTCGCACAGCGACCGCCTCGAGAAGCGCCTCAACGAGATGCGCTCCTCCCCCTGA
- a CDS encoding glycosyltransferase family 4 protein → MERLKIAFFCWESLYAERVGGLANAATNLAETLARHHEVHFFTRGEGGDAEINGVRYHYCRPAGGENIVRYCSDMSRGMIDRFAEFDTPSFDLLHFHDWHVVDVLRRLQERETIFTYHSTEFGRNGNSFSGGWPFSEISAIERYGASIAKHITAVSSTLRREAMNLYDIPDWKIDVVANGIVPGHYQADVDPGAVKRHYGFDPDSPLILFVGRLAWQKGPDMLVDAAPHLLREHADGQFAFIGDGQMRHGLETRARSLPVRFLGRLADAEYVELLNASDIVAIPSRNEPFGLVLLEAWSAGRCVVASDVGGLSENIEHGTDGVKVQPHPDSIGEGLSRVADSPEKALSMGREGLEKVKREFPWSRVAERMEDAYAKIAKHDTLLC, encoded by the coding sequence ATGGAACGTCTAAAAATAGCATTTTTCTGCTGGGAGTCCCTGTATGCCGAACGGGTCGGCGGGCTCGCGAATGCGGCGACAAACCTCGCCGAGACGCTGGCACGGCACCATGAAGTGCACTTTTTTACCCGGGGAGAGGGAGGAGACGCTGAGATTAACGGGGTCCGATACCACTACTGCCGGCCGGCGGGGGGAGAGAACATCGTCCGGTACTGCTCCGATATGAGCAGAGGGATGATCGACCGGTTTGCCGAGTTCGATACGCCGTCGTTTGACCTCCTGCACTTCCACGACTGGCATGTGGTCGACGTGCTCCGCCGGCTCCAGGAGCGGGAGACCATCTTCACCTACCACTCGACGGAGTTTGGGAGAAACGGAAACAGTTTCAGCGGCGGATGGCCGTTTTCCGAGATATCAGCGATTGAACGCTACGGCGCGTCGATTGCCAAACACATAACGGCGGTCTCCTCGACCCTCCGCCGGGAGGCCATGAACCTCTACGACATCCCGGACTGGAAGATCGACGTCGTCGCAAACGGCATCGTGCCCGGTCACTACCAGGCAGACGTCGATCCTGGGGCGGTGAAACGGCACTACGGCTTTGACCCGGACTCCCCGCTGATACTCTTTGTCGGGAGACTTGCGTGGCAGAAGGGCCCCGACATGCTGGTGGATGCAGCCCCCCACCTTCTGCGGGAGCACGCGGACGGTCAGTTCGCCTTCATCGGGGACGGGCAGATGCGCCACGGCCTCGAGACCCGGGCCCGGTCGCTCCCCGTCCGTTTCCTCGGGCGACTGGCCGATGCGGAGTACGTGGAGCTCCTCAACGCAAGCGATATCGTCGCCATCCCGAGCAGAAACGAGCCGTTCGGGCTTGTGCTCCTCGAGGCATGGAGCGCCGGGCGGTGCGTCGTCGCTTCCGATGTCGGGGGGCTCTCCGAGAACATCGAGCACGGGACCGACGGAGTCAAGGTGCAGCCGCACCCGGACTCGATCGGCGAAGGACTCTCCCGGGTGGCGGATTCCCCCGAAAAAGCGCTCTCCATGGGCCGGGAGGGGCTCGAAAAAGTGAAGAGAGAGTTCCCGTGGAGCCGCGTTGCAGAGCGGATGGAGGATGCGTACGCCAAGATCGCGAAGCACGATACGCTCCTCTGCTGA
- a CDS encoding HEAT repeat domain-containing protein — translation MAFFDKFRTNIEGFWQSKDYPGLIGDLDGEEPGSRADAARNLSAIGVSAVPELLGALENAGPASRVRMTEALASVGFSSVPLLLAVICRASPALQASMARAIARTGDGIFDALLPALHHEEPAIRCAAVIALRGMGRKAVPPLSEALRDRDRSIRKEAAGALAALGWAPDDLTEKVRFYFLLEDWAELAKLQGAAVPVLLKALGSKEPRIRSESARTLGKIRDARAIPALIRAVKDPQADVRVRAAEALGEMGHDQAKPALVEALNDPCHPVRMEAAWALDRLDWVPQSDLERAGYLIAREQWNELVRMGRPAIPPLIRALEVEYSGVRTGASEALRQLGQPAFDALNAAARSESPGLREQAEIALEYIRSRHEETSRAKPVQEAASGYDRELREGLAARKQIEDHFGPTARARNQPPRREPPPAARTEAVQPVAGGKAAVPEPPARHPADAGDLEELLEADGKAEETWTGTKSPLTPKTPVSLDEIVPCGDDGQATDDEKPAGEEVPAPAKQDMAVLPEPDATVGPPEPPWKTPERGTLERYLNALQSDDEVIRAAAIAALRSMGGPAVEFLVMALSDPHNGVRIAAAEAIGEIRDESGVDPLILLTNDAGQDVRTAAAAALGRIGDARAIGPLMRLFGDGYSGVRSVAAAAVAASGPDALEPLEAALDDPVPVVRLTAARAIGLVGNPRSIPLLIRHLEDPAREVGVVAARTLGRFGNHAVEPLSTVLREGGKEGRLAAIDALGGIEPGKADEALAYALRDEDREVREKAAAALMRRRAAGVWQSTFGNKAREEKEVATKKSPAREEGRRAFEQSGREEIDTLIAALKDSSVEVQASAATRLIGMGQPAAEGLLMALKNEDKEIQLAAAGVLGEMRETAVLPLMDALNDTDRFVRLVAARNLGNIGDKRAIQALSESLRREPESGVRAAVAEALGYMGSGQAIEPLALALRDRDEAVKVAAARSLGYIGDLRAIELLILALSDVDDRVRHAALEALKDPGGTARGHLVGALRSGGERLRAGVAEALEAVGWKPESGEELTLYLMALNRWAEVEQVGADALPVLAGALSNPSIEVRANAVRAISRIGGGEAVAPLILALQDDALVVRKRAERALVDMGNAVVPELNLAAGEVRPEAREGLQRIIDEIRAKGTGKP, via the coding sequence ATGGCATTCTTTGATAAGTTTCGGACGAATATCGAGGGGTTCTGGCAGTCGAAGGACTATCCCGGCCTGATCGGGGACCTGGATGGTGAAGAGCCCGGTAGCCGCGCCGATGCAGCGCGGAACCTCTCTGCCATCGGGGTCTCCGCTGTTCCGGAACTTCTTGGTGCGCTGGAGAACGCCGGCCCCGCATCACGGGTCAGGATGACGGAGGCCCTTGCTTCCGTCGGTTTTTCATCCGTCCCCCTGCTCCTCGCCGTGATCTGCCGGGCAAGCCCTGCCCTGCAGGCATCCATGGCCCGTGCAATCGCACGGACAGGCGATGGGATCTTCGATGCGCTGCTGCCCGCACTGCACCACGAAGAGCCGGCGATCCGGTGTGCTGCGGTGATCGCTCTCCGGGGGATGGGCAGGAAGGCAGTCCCGCCCCTCTCCGAAGCGCTCCGTGACAGAGACCGTTCGATCCGGAAAGAGGCTGCCGGCGCGCTCGCCGCACTGGGATGGGCGCCGGACGACCTGACGGAGAAGGTACGGTTTTACTTCCTCCTGGAAGACTGGGCGGAACTTGCGAAACTCCAGGGGGCAGCCGTCCCGGTCCTCCTCAAGGCCCTTGGCAGCAAAGAGCCGCGGATACGGAGCGAGTCGGCACGAACGCTCGGGAAGATTCGTGACGCACGGGCTATCCCGGCGCTCATCAGGGCGGTGAAGGACCCGCAGGCGGACGTCCGCGTACGTGCCGCCGAGGCGCTGGGGGAGATGGGACACGATCAGGCAAAACCCGCACTGGTCGAAGCGCTCAACGATCCCTGCCATCCGGTGCGGATGGAAGCGGCCTGGGCGCTCGACCGGCTGGACTGGGTTCCGCAGAGCGACCTCGAGAGAGCGGGTTACCTCATTGCACGGGAACAGTGGAACGAACTTGTCCGGATGGGGAGACCGGCCATCCCTCCGCTCATCCGGGCCCTGGAGGTCGAGTATTCGGGGGTCCGCACCGGTGCAAGCGAAGCGCTGCGGCAACTCGGGCAGCCTGCATTCGATGCCCTGAACGCAGCAGCACGATCGGAGAGCCCCGGGCTCCGCGAACAGGCGGAGATTGCGCTGGAGTATATCAGGTCGCGTCACGAGGAGACTTCCCGGGCGAAACCGGTGCAGGAAGCCGCTTCGGGTTACGACCGGGAGCTCAGGGAAGGGCTTGCCGCCCGGAAGCAGATCGAAGACCACTTCGGGCCGACAGCCCGGGCGCGCAACCAGCCTCCCCGACGCGAACCTCCGCCGGCGGCACGGACGGAGGCGGTGCAACCCGTCGCCGGCGGAAAGGCCGCCGTGCCGGAACCCCCCGCCCGGCATCCTGCCGACGCCGGCGACCTCGAGGAACTCCTGGAGGCAGACGGAAAGGCCGAAGAGACATGGACCGGGACAAAGAGTCCGCTCACGCCGAAGACACCGGTTTCGCTTGATGAGATCGTTCCGTGCGGTGACGACGGGCAGGCGACCGATGACGAGAAGCCTGCCGGAGAGGAAGTACCTGCTCCCGCAAAGCAGGACATGGCGGTCCTGCCGGAGCCGGATGCCACCGTCGGGCCACCGGAACCCCCCTGGAAGACCCCGGAGAGGGGAACGCTCGAGCGGTACCTCAACGCCCTGCAGAGTGACGACGAAGTGATCCGGGCTGCGGCGATTGCAGCGTTACGGAGCATGGGGGGTCCGGCTGTCGAGTTCCTCGTCATGGCGCTCTCCGACCCGCACAACGGGGTCCGTATCGCCGCTGCGGAGGCAATCGGCGAGATCAGAGATGAGAGCGGTGTCGATCCGCTGATCCTGCTCACCAATGATGCCGGGCAGGACGTCCGCACTGCCGCTGCCGCCGCGCTCGGACGGATCGGGGATGCACGCGCCATCGGCCCGCTCATGCGCCTCTTCGGCGACGGGTACTCCGGGGTCCGGTCCGTTGCAGCCGCGGCGGTTGCGGCGTCCGGGCCCGATGCCCTTGAGCCGCTGGAAGCGGCACTGGACGACCCGGTACCGGTGGTCCGGTTGACGGCGGCGAGAGCAATCGGGCTCGTCGGGAACCCCCGGTCGATACCGCTTCTCATCAGGCACCTCGAGGACCCTGCCAGGGAGGTCGGCGTGGTTGCGGCCCGGACTCTCGGGAGATTCGGGAACCACGCAGTCGAACCGCTCTCGACGGTGCTGCGGGAGGGAGGAAAAGAAGGGCGCCTTGCAGCGATAGATGCGCTCGGAGGGATTGAGCCGGGAAAGGCGGACGAGGCACTGGCATACGCCCTGCGCGACGAGGACCGGGAGGTCCGGGAAAAGGCAGCTGCCGCGCTCATGAGGCGGCGCGCGGCGGGTGTATGGCAGAGCACCTTCGGCAACAAGGCCCGGGAAGAGAAAGAAGTCGCCACGAAGAAGAGTCCGGCCAGAGAGGAGGGGCGGAGAGCCTTCGAGCAGTCCGGCCGGGAAGAGATCGATACGCTCATCGCTGCGCTCAAGGACAGTTCGGTGGAGGTGCAGGCGTCTGCAGCCACCCGGCTTATCGGGATGGGGCAGCCTGCCGCCGAAGGACTGCTCATGGCGCTCAAGAACGAGGACAAGGAGATACAGCTGGCCGCCGCCGGAGTCCTCGGCGAGATGCGGGAGACGGCAGTCTTACCGCTCATGGATGCCTTAAACGACACCGATCGGTTTGTCCGGCTCGTTGCTGCCCGGAACCTGGGCAATATCGGAGATAAGCGGGCTATCCAAGCCCTTAGCGAATCTCTTCGTCGGGAACCCGAAAGCGGGGTCCGGGCAGCCGTGGCGGAGGCGCTGGGCTACATGGGGAGCGGGCAGGCGATAGAGCCGCTGGCCCTGGCACTGCGGGACAGGGACGAAGCGGTCAAGGTTGCCGCCGCCCGGTCGCTCGGCTACATCGGTGATCTTCGTGCCATCGAGCTGTTGATTCTGGCGCTCAGCGACGTGGACGACCGGGTCCGGCATGCTGCACTCGAGGCCCTGAAGGACCCCGGAGGCACGGCGCGGGGCCACCTGGTCGGCGCGCTCCGTTCCGGGGGCGAGAGGCTCAGGGCGGGGGTCGCCGAAGCGCTGGAAGCAGTGGGCTGGAAGCCGGAGAGCGGCGAGGAACTGACGCTCTACCTCATGGCCCTGAACAGGTGGGCCGAGGTGGAACAGGTCGGCGCCGATGCGCTGCCGGTACTTGCAGGGGCGCTCTCCAACCCGTCGATTGAGGTGCGGGCAAATGCCGTCAGGGCGATCTCCCGGATAGGAGGGGGGGAGGCCGTCGCCCCCCTCATCCTGGCACTCCAGGACGACGCGCTCGTGGTCAGAAAGCGGGCCGAACGGGCCCTGGTTGATATGGGCAATGCAGTGGTCCCCGAACTCAACCTGGCAGCCGGAGAGGTGCGGCCGGAGGCTCGAGAGGGGCTGCAGCGGATCATCGATGAGATCCGCGCAAAGGGGACGGGGAAGCCCTAG